The Vibrio penaeicida sequence TGGATTCACTCGTGATGGACGTAAAAGTGGGTTCCGGTGCGTTTATGCCGACTTATGAAGCGTCAGAAGAACTGGCGAAATCAATTGTTGCAGTAGCCAACGGTGCTGGTACTAAAACGACTGCCATCCTTACAGACATGAATCAGGTGCTTGCGTCTTCTGCAGGTAACGCAGTAGAAGTACGTGAAGCGGTGCAGTTCCTTACTGGTGAATACCGCAATCCACGTTTGCTGGAGATTACTTTAGCACTGTGTAGTGAAATGCTGGTACTGGGCAAGCTTGCAGACAATACCGAAGATGCGCGCAAAAAGCTGATTGCAGTCCTAGATAATGGAAAAGCGGCTGAATGCTTCGGCAAGATGGTGGCTGGCTTAGGTGGTCCTGTCGACTTCGTAGAAAACTACGACAACTACCTCGAAAAAGCCGAGATAATCAAACCAGTTTATGCCAAAGAAAATGGTGTTGTCTCTTCGATGGACACCCGAGCGATTGGCATGGCAGTCGTGGCGATGGGCGGCGGTCGTCGTGTGGCAACCGACAGTATCGATTACGCGGTTGGCTTTGATCAATTCATACGCCTTGGTGAAGTCGCAAGCAGTGAGAAGCCACTAGCGGTGATCCACGCACGTACTGAAGCTCAGTGGAATGAAGCGGCTGACGCCTTACACAAAGCCATTACGGTTGGCGGCGAATATCAAGAGACGCCAGATGTGTATCATCAATTTCGCTCACAAGACGTCTAGATAGACCAATTTATGGAAAAAAGCCTTTCATGGATAACGAAATGAACCGTGCTTTCTTTCATTTTATTTACTCATAATAAGAGCGTAGGCAAAGGTGTTACCGAACGTAAATTGGGTTGATCTCATGACGCTATAAACGGTATTTTGCCTGCATCGAACATTTATTACTTTTTATAAGGACCACTTCAATGGCTACTCCTCATATTAATGCTGAAATGGGTGCATTCGCAGACGTTGTATTGATGCCGGGCGACCCGCTACGTGCCAAATACATCGCAGAAACATTTCTGGATGACGTTGTACAAGTCTGCGATGTTCGCAATATGTTTGGTTACACAGGGACTTACAAAGGTCGTAAGATCTCTGTTATGGGACACGGAATGGGGATCCCTTCGTGCTCAATTTATGCAACAGAATTAATCAAAGATTTCGGTGTTAAGAAAATCATTCGTGTAGGCAGCTGTGGTGCAGTAAACGAAGACATCAAAGTACGCGATGTAGTTATCGGCATGGGCGCAAGCACGGATTCAAAAGTAAACCGTATTCGCTTTAAAGGGCATGACTTCGCAGCAATTGCGGATTACCAGATGGTAAAAAATGCTGAAGAAGCAGCAAAAGCTCGTGGCATCGATGTGAAAGTCGGTAACCTGTTTTCGGCAGAGCTATTCTACACACCTGATCCAGAAATGTTCGACGTGATGGATAAATACGGAATCGTTGGTGTAGAAATGGAAGCGGCTGGCATCTATGGCGTATGTGCAGAATACGGTGCCAAAGCGCTGACTATCTGTACTGTGTCTGACCACATAAAAACGGGTGAGCAAACCACTTCAGAAGAACGTGCAACGACGTTTAACGAGATGATTGAGATTGCATTAGATTCTGTTTTACTTGGCGATAAGTAATCCGGAATCTATGAATAAAAAAGCCCCGCTAAGTTGGTTTAGCGGGGCTTTTATGTTGTTGGAACTCGCCGATATATTCCGACTAAGATGCGACATTCTTGAGTAGTAAATTTTCACCTTTTTGGCGGCTACGACGCTGACGTCGGAACAAAATCGCAATCAATATGCCACTGGCAAAACTCATCAAAATCATTAAGTACATAAGGCGGTCACTGTTGCGATAGTGGTGATCCGATATTGCGGTCACACGACCTTTTTCAAAGGTAATACGCATAAAGCCAATCATGGCACCATCGTTGTAAATCGGTTCAACCAACTGCTGACGCCCAATGGCTGCAGTGCCTAATGGGGTATCTAGCCCTAACACTTCACGCACGGGTTTTGCATCGTGACTTGCGGCCAGCTTAACGCCTTCCGCATCGTAGATTGTTGCATCGAGTACAAGGCGATCTTTAGACAGCTGCTGAGTCAGCTTAAGCAGGTTTTCCTGTTCCTGATTCACTAGCATATCACTGGCAGACAGCGCTGCTTGGGTGACCAAAACATTGGTCAGAGTTTCAAGCTGTCGAGCCTGAATCGCTTCGTTACCCTTACTGATAACCACGCTGTTTTGCACCATGGAAAAAACCAGCAAAGCGAGCACGATCATCGCGATAATGCGTAAGAAAGCGCGGAATGAAAATAGGGAACTGCTCATACAAAGGTTCGCCACTCGTTAAGATTTAAATTGATCATAAACTTGCGTTTCCAAATTGCAATAGGTTAAGTTTACGTTCACTACAGGATTAAACTGTCATGGACGCAATGAAAACTCTGCCAATTAAGAAACACATCACACTAGTTAAACGTCTTCCAGAAACACGATTTGCCTCTCGCATCGATTTACAACGCGCGAATTGGATCATTTTTGCTGATTACCTTTCCCCTAACCATTTTGACGACATTGATTTCTATACCGGAACCTACAATGCCGTAGTGGCAACATGGAAAGTCGGTAAATATGAAGTGGCGTTGATGACGGGGGAACTGACCAGTGAGCATGAAACCATTTTGCAAGCGCTATCTCTAGATTACGCCAATTTGCATGATGTTCCGGATCTCAGCAAACCTGGGTTGGTCGTGATGGATATGGACTCGACCGCTATTCAAATCGAATGCATTGATGAGATCGCGAAGTTAGCGGGCGTGGGTGAGCAAGTATCTGAAGTTACAGAGCGCGCGATGCAAGGTGAACTGGATTTTGAAGAAAGCTTGAGACAACGTGTAGGCGCGTTGAAAGATGCCGATGAAAGCATTTTGGAAGCGGTGAGAAGCGATTTGCCAATGATGCCAGATTTGCGTGAGTTCGTTGCTAGCTTGCAAGCATTTGGTTGGAAAACGGCGATAGCGTCTGGCGGCTTTACCTATTTTTCCGATTACTTAAAAGAGACGCTCAATCTAGACCATGCACAATCCAATACGTTGGAAATCGTGGGCGGTAAGTTGACAGGGCAAGTACTGGGCGATGTGGTATCTGCGCAGACTAAAGCTGAAATTCTCAGTGAACTTGCAGAGCAATACGATATTGAACCCCATAATACCGTTGCAGTTGGTGATGGTGCCAACGACTTGGTCATGATGAATGCCGCGGGTTTAGGCGTGGCGTATCACGCTAAACCTAAGGTAGAACAACAAGCGCAAACTGCCGTCCGTTTCAGTGGATTAGGTGGAGTACTTTGTATTTTAAGTGCAGGGCTGGTGAAACAACAAAAAGTGGCGTGGTAGCGATAGGCCCGCTTCGCTTGGTGACATTCCAGTTTCAATTTAAAAAAATGCGAATGCAAAAACAGGAAAAGCGGGCGATTTAAGCCCGCTTTTCTATTTTTGCCATAACACGAAATCAGGTCAGTTCCAGCCTTATCAGAACTTCTTCTGTAATGTCGGTAAACTCACCGTATCCAACTAAGCTGGTGAATTCCTTCTCTAACGCTCTAGCGTGGTGGATAGTCGCTTTGGCCAAGCTGCTCAATTCTTCATTGAGAAGGTTGGTTAATGAATCGAAAATGGGCATACCAGAGATTCGAATCACATAAAACTGACCAATTGATTTGGCTTTCTTCACAAAGCGCATGCGCTCTTTTATCGATTCAAAGTCACTGATTAAGCGAGTGTGGATTTCTTCAATCTGCTTGCCATTTTGAGTAACAGCGATATACAGCTCATTAAACGCTGGCTCTGCACCCTCGATAGGACGCATGGGGGTTGCCAGCAAAGTATTCGTTCGGTTTTTAAAAATAGGTTCCAATGAGAGTTTACCGCCATGCCCTAACGATTGGAAAATTTTAGCGAGACCATCCATTGGGAAATTCACACCAATGGCTCTTGGTTGCAATATCCGATCTTTCTTTTCAATGTAGAAAGGAACGGACACCATTCTTCCAAGCAACAAATGGTGCATGGTGCTCAGCAGCTCTGAAGAGGGGATGGGTTCATTGTCTTCTTTAAGCTTACCTTGGTTATGGGTAATCAAACGTTTTAAGAAATTTAGGCTGCGTGTACTTTGAGGGTTTTCAATGATCGATAGGTGGATATTTTTACAATCAGGACTGAGCTTGATCACCTTGTAGGGTACTTCTGACAATGGTACTCCACTGTCGTAGCGTTGAAGCTCAATATAGTTCACATTTATTTCGTCGCCTGCTTTGGCCTGAATAGGTGTCGCCAGTTGAATGTTCAACCCTCTACTGGAAAAGTCGATGGTTTTTCCTTTTAGCGGCTCTGTATTTCCCAATTGAGCTTCGACAGGAGAATCAAATACAAACCTTGGTTCTGTACGGCGAGAGCTGGAATCAA is a genomic window containing:
- the deoA gene encoding thymidine phosphorylase; protein product: MYLPQEIIRKKRDGEVLSAEEIQFFIQGVAKGEVSEGQIAAFAMAIFFNEMSMPERIALTCAMRDSGMVINWDHMNFGGPIVDKHSTGGVGDVTSLMLGPMVAACGGFVPMISGRGLGHTGGTLDKLESIPGYNITPNNEVFGDVTKDSGVAIIGQTGDLAPADKRVYATRDITATVDNISLITASILSKKLAAGLDSLVMDVKVGSGAFMPTYEASEELAKSIVAVANGAGTKTTAILTDMNQVLASSAGNAVEVREAVQFLTGEYRNPRLLEITLALCSEMLVLGKLADNTEDARKKLIAVLDNGKAAECFGKMVAGLGGPVDFVENYDNYLEKAEIIKPVYAKENGVVSSMDTRAIGMAVVAMGGGRRVATDSIDYAVGFDQFIRLGEVASSEKPLAVIHARTEAQWNEAADALHKAITVGGEYQETPDVYHQFRSQDV
- the deoD gene encoding purine-nucleoside phosphorylase; this translates as MATPHINAEMGAFADVVLMPGDPLRAKYIAETFLDDVVQVCDVRNMFGYTGTYKGRKISVMGHGMGIPSCSIYATELIKDFGVKKIIRVGSCGAVNEDIKVRDVVIGMGASTDSKVNRIRFKGHDFAAIADYQMVKNAEEAAKARGIDVKVGNLFSAELFYTPDPEMFDVMDKYGIVGVEMEAAGIYGVCAEYGAKALTICTVSDHIKTGEQTTSEERATTFNEMIEIALDSVLLGDK
- a CDS encoding YtjB family periplasmic protein, producing the protein MSSSLFSFRAFLRIIAMIVLALLVFSMVQNSVVISKGNEAIQARQLETLTNVLVTQAALSASDMLVNQEQENLLKLTQQLSKDRLVLDATIYDAEGVKLAASHDAKPVREVLGLDTPLGTAAIGRQQLVEPIYNDGAMIGFMRITFEKGRVTAISDHHYRNSDRLMYLMILMSFASGILIAILFRRQRRSRQKGENLLLKNVAS
- the serB gene encoding phosphoserine phosphatase, with the translated sequence MDAMKTLPIKKHITLVKRLPETRFASRIDLQRANWIIFADYLSPNHFDDIDFYTGTYNAVVATWKVGKYEVALMTGELTSEHETILQALSLDYANLHDVPDLSKPGLVVMDMDSTAIQIECIDEIAKLAGVGEQVSEVTERAMQGELDFEESLRQRVGALKDADESILEAVRSDLPMMPDLREFVASLQAFGWKTAIASGGFTYFSDYLKETLNLDHAQSNTLEIVGGKLTGQVLGDVVSAQTKAEILSELAEQYDIEPHNTVAVGDGANDLVMMNAAGLGVAYHAKPKVEQQAQTAVRFSGLGGVLCILSAGLVKQQKVAW